In Cupriavidus basilensis, one genomic interval encodes:
- a CDS encoding heavy metal translocating P-type ATPase, producing MPANSQLLPVPGAAAGAPASEWRLPIGGMTCASCVRRVETALGKVPGVRQVAVNLATEEATLQADSAAVLPAAAEAVRAAGYEVPHQAVTLSISDMTCASCVARVERALKAVAGVVDAQVNLATEQAEVTVLRGAVDADALAAAVARAGYGAVPVTGELPAGAVPGEGFWSGPWPVAISAALSLPLVAPMVAEWFGVHWMLPAWVQWLLATPVQFVFGWRFYKAGFKAVRAGAGNMDLLVALGTSAAYGLSLWLMWRGADDMPHLYFESAAVVITLVRLGKWLETRAKRQTADAIRALAALRPDSAIVRRNGAEVSVPLGSVRVGDEIVVLPGARVPVDAKVIEGSSHADESMLTGESLPVPKAPGALLTGGAINYEGRLVARTVAVGAETVLARIIRMVEHAQAAKAPIQRMVDRVSEVFVPVVLGIALVTLLGWGLLGGNWEAALLNAVAVLVIACPCALGLATPTAIMAGTGAGARAGILIKDAEALEVAHRVKVVVFDKTGTLTVGKPEVVALAVPAGAGEDAQPRLLARLAALQAGSEHPLAHAVLAAARARGIHVPTATDVRALPGMGLSGKVDGEALQLGSERLRASLGAAAGTLEAQAQALQQAGRTVSWLIETGARDASPTQNRVVGLVAFGDAIKPGARRAIERLRAAGVRTVMLSGDNQGAAARVARTLGLDEVQAEVLPADKAERVNGLKAGGTVVAMVGDGINDAPALAAADVGIAMSTGTDVAMHAAGITLMRGDPALVADALAISHRTVRKIRENLFWAFFYNVIGIPLAAAGLLNPVVAGAAMAFSSVSVVGNALLLRRWKPAGEQA from the coding sequence ATGCCCGCTAACTCCCAACTCCTTCCCGTCCCCGGCGCCGCAGCAGGCGCGCCGGCCTCCGAATGGCGGCTGCCGATCGGCGGCATGACGTGCGCCTCGTGCGTGCGGCGCGTCGAGACCGCGCTGGGCAAGGTGCCTGGCGTGCGCCAGGTCGCCGTCAACCTCGCCACCGAAGAAGCCACGCTGCAGGCCGATAGCGCAGCCGTGCTGCCGGCCGCCGCCGAGGCCGTGAGGGCCGCTGGTTACGAGGTGCCGCACCAGGCCGTGACCTTGTCCATCAGCGACATGACGTGCGCTTCCTGCGTGGCCCGTGTCGAGCGTGCGCTGAAGGCCGTGGCCGGCGTGGTGGATGCGCAGGTCAACCTGGCCACGGAGCAGGCTGAGGTGACCGTGCTGCGCGGTGCCGTGGATGCCGATGCGCTGGCTGCTGCGGTGGCGCGCGCCGGTTATGGCGCGGTGCCGGTCACCGGCGAATTGCCGGCCGGGGCGGTGCCTGGCGAGGGCTTCTGGTCCGGGCCATGGCCGGTGGCGATCTCGGCGGCGCTATCGTTGCCGCTGGTGGCGCCCATGGTGGCCGAATGGTTTGGCGTGCACTGGATGCTGCCGGCCTGGGTGCAGTGGCTGCTGGCCACGCCGGTGCAGTTCGTGTTTGGCTGGCGCTTCTACAAGGCTGGCTTCAAGGCGGTGCGCGCGGGTGCGGGCAATATGGATCTGCTGGTCGCGCTTGGCACCTCGGCGGCTTATGGCCTGTCCTTGTGGCTGATGTGGCGTGGCGCGGACGATATGCCGCACCTGTACTTCGAGAGCGCGGCGGTGGTCATCACGCTGGTGCGTCTGGGCAAGTGGCTGGAAACGCGTGCCAAGCGCCAGACGGCGGATGCCATCCGCGCGCTGGCCGCGCTGCGCCCCGATAGCGCGATCGTGCGCCGCAACGGCGCCGAGGTGAGCGTGCCGCTGGGCTCGGTGCGGGTCGGCGATGAGATCGTGGTGCTGCCGGGCGCACGCGTGCCCGTGGATGCCAAGGTCATCGAAGGCAGCAGCCATGCGGACGAATCCATGCTGACCGGCGAGAGCCTGCCGGTACCGAAGGCGCCCGGCGCGCTGCTGACCGGCGGCGCCATCAACTACGAAGGCCGCCTGGTGGCGCGCACGGTGGCGGTGGGCGCGGAGACGGTGCTGGCGCGCATCATCCGCATGGTTGAGCACGCGCAAGCCGCCAAGGCACCAATCCAGCGCATGGTCGACCGCGTGAGCGAGGTGTTCGTGCCGGTGGTGCTGGGCATCGCGCTGGTCACGCTGCTAGGCTGGGGCCTGTTAGGCGGCAACTGGGAGGCGGCTTTGCTCAACGCGGTGGCGGTGCTGGTGATCGCCTGCCCGTGTGCGCTCGGCCTGGCCACGCCGACCGCGATCATGGCGGGCACGGGCGCGGGTGCGCGCGCCGGCATCCTGATCAAGGACGCCGAGGCGCTGGAAGTGGCGCACCGGGTCAAGGTGGTGGTCTTCGACAAGACCGGCACGCTGACGGTGGGTAAGCCGGAAGTGGTGGCGCTGGCGGTGCCGGCGGGTGCCGGTGAGGATGCGCAGCCGCGCTTGCTGGCGCGCTTGGCCGCGCTGCAGGCCGGCAGCGAGCATCCGCTGGCGCACGCGGTGCTGGCAGCGGCCCGCGCGCGCGGCATCCACGTGCCGACGGCAACCGATGTGCGTGCATTGCCCGGCATGGGCTTGTCCGGCAAGGTCGATGGCGAGGCGTTGCAGCTTGGCAGCGAGCGCCTGCGCGCCTCGCTGGGCGCAGCCGCGGGTACGCTCGAAGCGCAGGCGCAGGCACTGCAGCAAGCGGGCCGCACGGTGTCCTGGCTGATCGAGACGGGCGCGCGGGATGCGTCGCCCACGCAAAACCGCGTGGTAGGGCTGGTTGCCTTTGGCGACGCCATCAAGCCGGGTGCGCGGCGCGCGATCGAGCGGCTGCGCGCCGCCGGCGTGCGCACGGTGATGCTGTCCGGCGACAACCAGGGCGCCGCCGCGCGCGTGGCCCGGACGCTGGGGCTGGACGAGGTGCAGGCGGAAGTACTGCCGGCCGACAAGGCCGAGCGCGTGAACGGGCTCAAGGCGGGCGGCACCGTGGTGGCGATGGTTGGCGATGGCATCAACGATGCGCCGGCGCTGGCTGCGGCGGATGTCGGCATCGCCATGTCGACCGGCACCGATGTGGCCATGCATGCTGCCGGCATCACGCTGATGCGCGGTGACCCGGCGCTGGTGGCCGATGCGCTGGCGATTTCGCACCGCACCGTGCGCAAGATTCGCGAGAACCTGTTCTGGGCCTTCTTCTACAATGTGATCGGCATCCCGCTGGCGGCGGCCGGCCTGCTCAACCCGGTGGTGGCCGGCGCGGCCATGGCATTCTCCAGCGTGAGCGTGGTCGGCAATGCGCTGCTGCTGCGGCGCTGGAAGCCGGCGGGAGAGCAAGCATGA
- a CDS encoding heavy-metal-associated domain-containing protein, which translates to MIQFQVEGMSCGHCVGAITRAVQALDPAAKVSADISAQAVTVEATASGQALREAIEAAGYPVKGSTQAAG; encoded by the coding sequence ATGATCCAGTTCCAGGTTGAAGGCATGTCGTGCGGCCATTGCGTGGGCGCCATCACCCGCGCCGTGCAAGCGCTCGATCCCGCCGCGAAGGTGTCGGCCGATATCTCCGCGCAGGCAGTCACGGTAGAGGCCACCGCCAGCGGCCAAGCGCTGCGCGAAGCCATCGAGGCCGCGGGCTATCCCGTCAAGGGCAGCACCCAGGCCGCGGGCTGA
- a CDS encoding OmpW/AlkL family protein yields the protein MSPKKILLASVAMLIAGAAQAQSAGSNIVSLGWFRVMPTSSADALVVDSIGGFPVNQTEAGTSAKIKSADTLGIAFTHFFTDNIAGEIVAGIPPKHDVEGAGTFAKYGTLGNVKQWSPAVLVKYYFGEAKTKFRPYVGLGVNYTWFTDETINNQTFVRSEFGPNARMTASAKSSWNPVFNVGATYAVTDNWFVGLSVSYLPLSSTATLTTQNAGAAGNATVVSHTKINIDPVVTYLNVGYRF from the coding sequence ATGTCCCCCAAGAAGATCCTGCTGGCCAGCGTAGCCATGCTAATTGCCGGTGCCGCGCAAGCGCAGAGCGCCGGCAGCAATATTGTCAGCCTGGGCTGGTTCCGCGTGATGCCGACGAGTTCGGCCGATGCGCTGGTCGTCGATAGCATCGGTGGCTTCCCCGTCAACCAGACCGAAGCCGGCACGAGTGCCAAGATCAAGTCCGCGGATACGCTTGGCATCGCGTTCACGCACTTCTTCACCGACAATATCGCAGGCGAAATCGTGGCGGGGATTCCGCCGAAGCACGACGTAGAGGGCGCTGGCACGTTTGCCAAATACGGCACGCTGGGCAATGTGAAGCAATGGAGCCCGGCGGTACTGGTGAAGTACTACTTCGGGGAAGCGAAGACCAAGTTCCGCCCCTACGTGGGCCTTGGCGTGAATTACACATGGTTCACCGACGAGACCATCAACAACCAGACTTTCGTCCGCTCCGAGTTTGGTCCGAACGCCAGGATGACGGCGAGCGCCAAGAGCTCGTGGAATCCGGTGTTCAACGTCGGCGCGACCTACGCCGTCACCGATAACTGGTTCGTCGGCTTGTCGGTGTCCTACCTGCCGCTGTCCAGCACGGCCACGCTCACCACGCAGAACGCGGGTGCGGCGGGCAATGCTACCGTGGTGTCGCATACCAAGATCAATATCGATCCGGTCGTGACCTACCTGAACGTCGGTTACCGCTTCTAA